The genomic interval ATTTATTAATGTGTTTTTTGTAATAGGAAAATCAGTATTATCAACAATGAAAACATCATCCCCGCAGTGATCCATAGAATACTTTTCTATTACACTGTATACTGGCAATTGCTCAACAAGCCGTTCTCCAGGTGAGTTAAAGTGTGTGTAGTCTATTCTCTCTTTAAGCCTGTTGCCATGCAAAGATTTGTCCGGAATATGTATATAAATCATAATTATTTTATTCCTAATATCACTGGCAATCATTTCCGGATTAAAATATAATGTTTCAAGTATTAGCGGCTCTCCGTTATCTATTGACCGGCGCAAAACTGCATTTATTCCTTTATACATAAATTCTGACTGGTTAAGATATCCTTTTATTATATTTTCCTCATTCTTTTCTCCATATATCCTGTAAGCATTATAGACGCTTTCTCCCATTGCCGGGTTATCTGCGTAAGGCCTCAAAAATTCCCTGAGATAATCGCCTGAAAGTATTATATTTATATTAAATTCCCTGCTTATAAAACCAGATAAGCTTGTTTTTCCAACACCGGGAATGCCGCCAATCAATATAACCGGAATCATACAGGGCAATTATAAATATATTATTAATTCTTTTCAGCATTTCATCCAGAATTATCATTTCTTTTCTGTATGTGTATATTAATCATATTCTAAGCTATTACAACTGCAATAAATTTTTAAATGATAAGTTTATATCAATATGATAATTATGGCGACAGAAACTTGGGAAGTAAAGGAAAATGCAAAACCTAGAGGATTAGACGGCATATCAGATAAACAGATAGACTACCACTTTGATGTCCATTATAAGGGATATGTATCAAAGCTCAATGAAATATGGTCAAAGTTGCCAGATGTTGACCTTACAAAGGCAAACCAGAATTACAGTGACCTTAGAGAAATGAAACTGGAAGAAACCTTCAACTACGATGGATCAATGCTTCATGAGTACTATTTCGAATCCTTAAGCAAGGATCATGTTGCAATGCCTGAATCAGTAAAGGCACAGATAGAGAAGGATTTTGGAAGCTATGAGAAATTCGTGGCACTGTTCAAAGCAACAGGAACTGCATTCAGGGGATGGGCACATCTTGTGTTTGACCTTAACTGTGGAAAACTTAGGGTTCTCGGTGCCGATATACATAATGCATCTGCAATATGGAATGCATTGATGATACTGCCACTTGATGTTTACGAACATGCATACTATACAGATTACGGAGCAAAGAGAGCACCATATCTTGACGCATTCATGAACAATGTCAACTGGAAGGTTGTTGAGAAAAGGCTTGACAGGGCAAAGAGAACATACGAAGCTTTTAAGAAGGATTAAATATTTTTTATTTTTATGATTAAAAACGATGAGTTGTCCATTAAGATAATGGAATCCAAACTATTATACAGTAAAAAGATAAATGAAAGGGTCATAGATTTTATAAATATGGGAAAATCACGCAATGATTCACTCTTCATGGAATTGTGCTTCTGCATACTTACAGCAAATACATCTGCTGAAATGGGCATCAGGACCCAGAGAATGATTATGGATGGGTTTATAGAATATAGCATGGAACAGTTAAGTGAAGAACTTAAAAAGGCTAAATATAGATTTTATAACAAAAGGGCTGGATATATTATAAATGCAAGATTTATCCGTAAAAATATAAAAAAATTAATCTCTTCCATGGAACATTTCACACTCAGGGAATATCTGGTAAATAATGTCAAGGGTCTCGGGTACAAAGAGGCTTCACATTTCCTGAGAAATATAGGGATATTTGATTTTGCTATTCTGGACAAGCATATTTTGCAACTTTTATTTGATTATGGATATACTAAGGATATGAAATTGAATTCAAGGGCAGACTATCTGGAAAAGGAAAAAATATTTAATTCCATAGCCAGTGACTACAATATACAGCCAGGAATAATGGATTTATATTTATGGCAAATTGCAACAGGAAAAATATTGAAATGAGCCTTAATTTTTGATAGCATCCATTTTTTTAATGTCCTTTTCAGTTGAATAAAATGAATTGTATCCGTGGGATCTCATAATTGATGCTGCATAAGCACTGTTAAGCCCCTTTTTGCAATAGAAAAAGTAATTTTTATCAGGATTTCCTGATTCAGCCAGCGAATCTATGGAACTTACAGGCATATTTATTGCCCCGGGAACGTGCCATAGATCAAAATCCTTATTATCTCTGAGGTCTATAATTATGCTGTTTTCCGGTATCGTATCACTTTTACTGTTATTTATTGAATTGACATAATCATCAATTTCGTCTTTCTTTATTTTTATTATTTCGTGCAATATTTCCTTTAAAGGAAATTTCTCAACTTCTGGCTTCAAATCTCTATAAGCCGTATTTATTCCCGGGTTTTTTGAAAACAATGAACAGAATTCCCCTATGGATTCGTCCATATACAGCCCCTTTCTTTTTGAATAGTTTATTGTTTCTTCCTTGTCAAAGCCTATTAATGGGCGGAATAGTGGAGTATTGATACCGTAGGAAAGTGATTTGAGGTTTTTTGGAATCTGGGATGAAACCTGCCCGATAGATTCTCCTGTCACAATGGCATCATAATCATTTTCCTGGCAAAGCCCCTCTGCATATGAATAAAGAAGCTTTTTGAAGATAAGGTTTGCATATTTCTGTTCCGGATTTCGCAGAATTCCGGTTATCAACGAGGTCCCGTCCAGTATGTATATATTGCTGTTATACCCGTAAGAATACCGGAATAAAAGGTTTCTTGCTGCCTTAAGCATGTACAGTGTATCTGAGGGGTGCGCCAGGGAGCAGAAAAGCAGGTCTGTTGCCATGCCACGCTTCATAACCATAAATGTAGCCACAGGAGAGTCGATGCCTCCAGAAAACAGTGAAATTGCTATCCCTTCGGATTTTAATGGCAATCCTCCCGGGCCTTCCATCTTTTCTGTAAATGTATAGAAATTTTTGTCCCGTACTTCGATATATATGGGCGCTTCCGGGCTTTCCAGGTTTACACCGGAAGAATTATCGTATAACTTATTTCCAATGGCAATTTCCAGGTCCTTAGATGTAAAATTATGCGTTCCCTTTCTGGTTACCCTTACAGCAAAAGTTTTATTTTTTACGTAGCTATAATAGTTTTCAACGCAGCGTGTTACTATATCTTCAATGGTGTTGAATGTATACTCATTAGCCCTGGAAAATGATTTAACACCGAAAATATCTGGCAGAATATTCATTAATTCCGGGCTATCTGAATATAAATAAATCCTTCCATCACTCTTTTTGTATTTCAGGCCAGAATCCTCCGGCAATGATGATATAATGTTTTCAATAAGGAGTTTTTCCATATTCCTCCTCGTTTTATTTCCCTTAAGGCCTATCTCTGAATACCTTACAATGAACATTGTTATTGTATATTTATTAGCTATTTATGCGTTGCTTTAAAAAAGTATAGCTAAAATATTTAACATATAAAGATATTTAAGCAGCATGGAAACAATAAAAATAGCAGGATTTGGAGGTAGCTTGAGGAAAGAGTCATACTCCAGGTATTTGCTTGAGAACGCCGTTGGATTGATGCCTGAGAATTCTAAACTTGAAATACTGGACATAAAGAATTTTCCTTTAATGAACCAGGATGAGGAGAACAATTACCCGGAAAATGTAAAAAAGTTTAAGAGGCAGATTAAGGAATCTGATGGAGTTTTGATGGTTACTCCAGAATACAATTACTCAATCCCCGGATATTTAAAAAATGTTTTAGATGTTGCTTCGAGGCCATATGGTGATAATCCTTTCAATGGAAAGCCTGTAGCCATTATGAGTTCATCAATAGGCATGCTGGGCGGTTCAAGGGCACAGTACCACCTCCGCCAGGTTTGTGTATTCCTTGATATGATTCCTGTAAATACACCTGAAGTTTTTCTAACATTTGCACAGGATAAATTCGATGAAAAAGGCAAGCTTAAGGATGAGATGACAGCTAAATTTGCCGGGCAGTTGCTACAGAACCTTGTAAATCTTGCCAGGCAGCTAAAAAAATAATTTTTTAAAATAAAATAATATATTTTTATATTCTTTCAGTATCATAGTTCCATGATCATAGCGGATGTGACATTTTATCCAATTGGAAAAGGAGTTTCTGTGGGCGATACTATAGAGAAGGTTGTTAGCCGGTTAAAGAATAATAATTCAATTAAATGCTATCCAAATAGCATGGCTACTGTAATTGAATGCAGTAATATTGATATTTTAATGGATGCGATAAAGGATGCTGAAAAGTTTATTGAAAATATGGGTTTTCCCAGGGTAGAGACTATATTAAGAATTGATAGCAGAACCGATGTAGAAAACTCAGTTGAAAGAAAAATGAAATATGTCAGCTAAAAAAATTATGGCTTAAAAGTACCTGAGACTACCCATGGTGGTTCTGTACCCAGCGGCTCCATCCCTGATACTTTGCTATTTTCCAGAAGTTTTTCGTTTACCTCAATGCCAAGCCCTGGTTTCCCTGATAATGCCATTGTACCGTTTTCCACAGAATATCCTGTGAAAAGGTTCTTTTTCCATGATGGCCATGATTCTTCAAAACTTTCCTGTATTAAGAAATTTGGAAGGGTGTAATCAACATTTAACGTTGCCGCCGTCTGCACCGGGCCGAAGGCATTGTGGTATGCTACGGAAATTCCGAATGATTCTGCAATTGCACCGATTTTTTTTGCCTCCAGAATGCCTTTGGAATTGGTTAAATCCGGTTGTATAACATCCACCATTCCATCGGAAATGTACCTGGCAAAATCTTCCTTGTTAAGCAGCCTTTCACCAAGTGCCACCGGAATATCTACCCTGGCCCTGAATTCTGGCAGGAACCTTTCAAGTTCAGGATGTATTGGCTCCTCTATAAACAGCGGGTTATATTCCTCCAGTGCTTTTCCTGCCATTATGGCATATTTTGGAGAAAACCTTCCGTGGCATTCAATTAATAAATCTACACCTTCACCGAGGCTTGATCTCATCTGTGCCACTATTTCCTGTGCTTTTTTTACCCCATCCACGGTTATTTTATCATAGTTGCTTCCGAATGGGTCGAATTTAAATGCACTATATCCACGTGAGACAAGGGATTTTGCCTTTGAAACAAAATCTTCAGGAGAAACACAATCGGAATACCACCCGTTGGCATATCCCCTGATTTTTTCGTTAAATCTGCCACCCAGCAAATTATAGATTGGTGACCCGAGGTTTTTCCCTATCAGGTCCCATGATGCAATCTCAAATGCGCTCAATGCTGCTGTTTCCTCAACGGATTTCGCTACGTAAAAGGCATTTCTATAGTAATCCCTTAGATTTTTTTCTATATCAAAATAATTCTTGCCCTGGAATACCCTGGCAACCTCATTCATGCTTTCTTTCACAGGAAGTGTCATCATCGTGGTAGGCGCTTCGCCGAAGCCAACCCTTCCATCAGAGGATGTGAGTTTCAGTATAAGTATTGTAGAGCTCCATGGAGAGGACTTTTCTTCAGGAGACCCAAGTTCGTATATTTCTATGTTTTTTATAGTTTCCATGCACAATCAATTATATAATACATATTAATTTTTGGATGGAGAAAAATTATTTTTTGTCGAATTTCTTCAGGGTAAAACGCCTGTTGCTCCCGAATGGTGAAAACGGCTTTCCATTTCCAAAATAAAATTTAGAGAAGAATTCCACGTATAGAAGCCTTGCGCCCTGTATGCCTGGCTCAAATACAGCTATTATTAGATTGAACAGCTGCCCTACAACCAGCACCACAACACCGATTATTATAAAATAAAATGGGTCAGATAATGTTGCCCTGAATACGGTATCTATGACAAGGACCAGGACAACAGATGCCAGGAGTATCCCTACAATCCTTGTGTATGAAAGTATGTGTGAAATAATTGATGGAATTTCCATAAGGCTAAGTGTGCCTTCGAAAACAACTACGGTTATAAAGCCAACTATGAGCATTACATAGCCAATAAGTGAGGATGTTTCCAGGGGGCTAAGGCTGACCCTGTGTATTAGATTAAGGCCGAGTATTGCAAAGGCCCATGCCATCAGTATCCACCCTACTTTAGCCACTGCAGCTTTTCTGTGATTTATATATGCATTGTTAATTATTCCAAGGACGAAGCCGAAGGTGACAAAAGCAAGCCCGATATAACCGGAAATCATCAGCAATTCTCCAATATGTATGACCGGCACCGGAGTGGAACTGAGCCTGAATGGCACCGGATATATGGTAAATCCAAAGAATTCATTGAATACTATACCAAATATTATTGCGATTATTGAAGATGGTATAAGTGCTTTTGCAAGTGTTTTTAAAGAATTCTTCCCCATTATCATGAGAATAAATCCGGATAATTTTTTTGGTATATGGCTTTTTGCCGGTGGGTGGTCAACCCTGTGTATTATAAACAGTGATATCAGGAGGATAACCAGGCCGTACCCTGCGTCACCAACCATTAAACCGAAAAATACAGGGAAAACAAGGGCAAATATCATTGTCGGATCAAATTCATACTCCTCTGGCAATGAATAGAATCTTATGAAAAATTCGAATATTTTAAAATGCTTTGGATTCGAGAGTTTTGTTGGAGGGTCTTCCTTTGTTTCTATCTTCTGGATAAACATTGTGTTATTTGAATCTTCATTAAGCACTGAAGAAACTTTTTCATATTCAGATTCGGGAATCCATCCCTCGAGAGCAAAAGCATTTTCAGAAAAAGCAATATTGCTTAAAATTTCTTCTTCTTTCACATATATTTCAAGCTGTTCTGTTATCTGTGCCACAGGTTCATAATATTTATCTGACAATGCATTAAGGGATGATTTTATTCCCTCTATTGCGTTTGAAGCTTCATTAATGGTGTTATGGATTAATTCTATATTTTCCTTTACGGTCCCGTTCAATTCCGGGATCTTCATCATATCATAGGTTTTTGATGAAAGTATGGAAAGAAATTCTGGTTCGTTTTTTCTATTTATTGTAACGGTTGAATAGCCATTATTTAAATTGATGAATGTTGCATAATCTGTTTTGAGACTTTCAGTTTCATCTGACGATTTAATTATAAAACTTTCAACGTAATCATTATTTAATATTGATAAATCTTCACCAAAGCCCGATAATAACTCCAGTGGTTTTAAGGTAATCTTATTTTCCTGGATCTTTGCTGTAAGTTTCTCTTCATCATCTTTGAGTTTGTTTAATTCGCCGGCTATGTATATTTTTGATATATCTTCCAGGACTTCCTCCGGAGAACTGTAGTATTTTTTATGTTTAACTTCCCTCTGTGGAAGTATTGAAAGAAATCCCTTGAACCGTGATAGATTTTCAGATAAAACCTTGTAATTGGCGTTGGAGCCCTGGGTGTTGAATACCTTTGCAACCTCAGGTTCTGCATTCTCTATCTGTATAACATTTAGATCATGCATATCATCTACTATTTTATTTTTATACGTATTCAGGCCAATAATCCTGATTTTTGTCATCTTCACGGGCTTTAGCATTTTATCACATTTTAGTAATATATTCCAGAATAAGATTATACACTTTCTCTTCAAGCTTTCTGTTAGATATGTCAACTTTCATTACATTTGATCTGGCTCTCTGGGTATCAAGTGCATCAGCCATTTTCCTGCTTTCTGATTTCTTTATTTCCTCTATGGCTTTATTGTAATCATTTATTATTTGATTTTCCAGGTTTTTTGCCTTTTCATTGCATTCAGCTATTTGCTGGTTTAACTGTTTTTCCATTTCCTCCTTTAGCTCTGCTATGGAACGTTTTTTTGCTTCTTCTTTGTTTTTAATTACCTTCAATTCATCTATTTCTGTCATTTAATTATCACCATTATCAGTATTGCAATAAATGCTATTGCAAGCAGGATATTTATTATCCGTATGATCTTTCTTATCCTTTTGAATTTTTCAACATTGCCCATATATTCCCTTTGAATATATAATAGGGCCAAACCTATTTATTATTTTCTCCAGTTGAAACTACATGGCTTTTTACAAATTTCAGGGTTGCAAATGAATCCCTTTCCAATTCGTCCAGATGCTCCCTGATGATTTTATAGTTGTTGTTAAACCTTGGAATCATTATATTTTCTATTGCATTGGATCTCCTGTTTGTCTTGTCTATTTCATTTAACAATTTGCGCATTGATGATTCTTTCTGGGAAACTTCCAGAAGCTCTTTGAATATTTTATTAAAGAGTGTAATTGCATCATAGATTGACACAGGAACAGAATTTGCAAGATATGAATCGTCAATTATCTTTTTTCCTGCCTGGGCTGACATTTCAGGAATTGTAACACCCATTATATTTTTCCCGCCTATTTTAATTTCTGGCGAAGAAAACATGTATGAAATTCTTTCGATTTCAAGAGTTCCATCTATTATCTCTGCCACTTTAATTGCATTCAACCCTTTTTCTATATCATTTTTGATGTTTTCTCTAAGCCCTCTGACCTCATTGCTAATTTTAAAGAATTCCATTACCAGGGATTGTCTTTTCATTTTCAGGAGTTCGAGTCCTCTAGAAGCTACTTTTATCCGTTTTTTCGTATTTATAAGTTCTATTCTGGTAAGTCTTACAGTATTTGCCATTATTCCTCCCATTTCCCGTATTTTGGTATATATGCGGATTTTACCTTTTTCATTTCCTCTTTAGGCAAAATTGAAAGCAGGTCCCATCCAAGATTCAAAGTTTCTTCTATGGAACGGTCAGTATCTCCCTGGTTTACGTATTTGCTTTCAAAATCCTCTGCAAATTGAAGGTACTTTTTATCTGATACACTCAAAGCTTCTTCGCCAACAATCTCACTTAATGCTCTGGCGTCTTTTCCCTTTGCATATGAGGAATATAGCTGATCGGCCAGGCCTCTGTGGTCTTCCCTGGTATGGTCAGACCCTATACCCTGGTTCATGAGACGTGATAAGGATAAAAGGACATCTACCTCTGGATATATATCCTTCCTGCTAAGGTCTCTTGATAGTGTTATCTGCCCTTCAGTTATATATCCTGTAAGGTCAGGCACCGGGTTTGTTATATCATCCCCTGGCATTGTAAGAATAGGTATCTGTGTGATTGAGCCGTTCCTTCCCTTTATTTTTCCTGCCCTTTCATATATTGTACTTAAATCGGTATACATATAGCCAGGATATCCACGCCTTCCAGGGATTTCCTCCCTTGAAGATGATATTTCACGGAGTGCTTCACAGTAATTTGTCATATCTGTGAGGATAACCAGCATGTTCATATCTTTCTCATATGCCAGGTATTCTGCAGTTGTTAATGCAACACGGGGCAGTATTATCCTGTCCATGGATGGATCTGATGCCAGATTCAGGAATATTACGGATTCTGACAGTGCGCCTGACGACTCAAATTGCTTCATGAAATAGTTTGCTTCCTCACTTGTTATTCCAATAGCGCCAAATACAACACCAAATTTTTCTCCGCCTTTCAGGGTTTTTGCCTGCTTCGCTATCTGTGTCGCCAGCCTGTTATGGGATAATCCTGCTCCAGAGAATATTGGAAGCTTTTGTCCCATAACAAGTGTATTCATTCCATCTATGGTTGATATTCCCGTTTCTATGAATTCACTTGGCTCTTCACGTGAATATGGATTGATTGCAGCACCTGTGATATCTACCTTATCCTTTGAATAAATCTTCGGGCCATTGTCTACCGGTTCACCGAATCCATTGAATATTCTGCCAAGCATATCATCAGATACTGGAAGCTTGAATGTGCTTCCTGTGAACGATACCCCGGTACTCTTTGGGCTCATGCTGGTAGTTGAACCGAACACCTGGACAACCGCAACGCCGTTCCTGGTTTCAAGTACCTGGCCTTTAACACGCTCTCCGTTATCCAGTATTATGCTAACAATTTCATTATACGATGCATTTTTCACGTCGTCCACAAATAGAAGTGGACCATTTATCTGTGAAATTGACCTGTAAATAATATCAGACACTTTCAACACCCTCCATTATATTATCATATTCATTATTTATTTCCTTTATCACGTCATTGTAGAATTTCTCAAAGTCGTTTTCTGGAATTTCTTTCATTCTTGATATTTTCATCCTCACAGGAAGTGTTGCAGTCTGGGTTAACTTCAATCCAGAAGCTATGGATTTTTCCTGCATTTCATTAAGTGTTTTAATAATTGTAAGCATTTCATACTGTTTCTTTATTGAACAGTATGTATCTGTATCATCAAAGGCATTCTGCTGGAGAAAATCTTCCCTGATAATCTTTGCAATGTCCAGAACGTTTTTCTGATTCTCTGGCAATGAGTCATATCCCACCAGCTGCACAATTTCCTGTAACTCTGATTCTTTCTGGAGTATACCCATCATGAGTGAATGCATCTGTGGCCATTCAGGGTTCACGTTTGATTTAAACCACCCGGAAAGGGAGTCCAGGTAAAGCGAATAGCTGTTAAGCCAGTTAATTGAAGGAAAATGCCTTCTGGATGCAAGTGAGGCGTCAAGAGCCCAGAATGCCCTTGTAACTCTCAAGGTATTCTGCACAACAGGGTCTGAAAGGTCTCCACCTGGAGGCGATACTGCTCCTATAAGGGTTATAGAGCCTGTCCTTTCATCCTGTGCTATTATCTGGGCATTTCCAGATCTTTCATAAAATTCAGATATTCTCCTTCCCAGATAGGCAGGATATCCTTCTTCACCTGGCATTTCTTCCAATCTTCCAGATATTTCCCTCAGTGCCTCTGCCCACCTGCTTGTTGAATCTGCCATAAGAGCTACGTCATAACCCATATCCCTGTAATATTCAGCTATGGTAACTCCTGTATAAATACTGGCTTCCCTTGCTGCCACAGGCATATTGGAAGTATTTGCAATAAGTATTGTTTTTTCCATGAGTGGTTTTCCGCTCTTGGGATCTTGCAGTTCAGGGAATGTTGAAAGTATTTCAGTCATCTCATTTCCCCTTTCCCCGCAGCCAACATAAACGGTTATATCTGCATCAGACCATTTGGACAGCTGGTGCTGTATTACTGTCTTCCCGCTTCCAAATGGGCCCGGAACTGCTACAGTGCCGCCCTTAGCAACAGGGAAGAATGAATCTATTACCCTCTGGCCTGTGATTAATGGTATTTCAGGTGCAAATTTAAGAAATACCTTTCTTGCCTGCCTGACAGGCCATATCTGCTTCAATTTTATATCATATTTGGAAGTTCCAGTGTCGATTATACATACAGTATCAGATACTTTGAATTTTCCTTTGCTTATGCTTTTTATTATGCCACGAATGCCATACGGAACCATAATTTTATGGGTTATTATATTAGTTTCCTGAACTGTGCCAAGTATATATCCCTGCTCAACTTCATCCCCTTCCTTTAACAGTGGAACGAAATCCCATTCTTTCTTTTCATCCAGTGGAGGTGCTGTTGCCCCCCTGACTATAAAATCACCTGTTTCTGATTGAATTATATCAAGAGGCCTCTGTATTCCATCATATATGGATTTAAGCAGGCCCGGGCCAAGTTCGACAGAGAGGGGTTTGCCTGTTGAATATACAGGTTCGCCTGGTTTGAGCCCGCTGGTATCTTCATAAACCTGGATTGTAAATTTATCTCCAACTATTTTTATAACTTCACCTACGAGGCCCATTTCACCAACCCGTACCACATCAAACATTTTGCCATCAA from Ferroplasma acidiphilum carries:
- a CDS encoding mevalonate-3-phosphate 5-kinase, translating into MIPVILIGGIPGVGKTSLSGFISREFNINIILSGDYLREFLRPYADNPAMGESVYNAYRIYGEKNEENIIKGYLNQSEFMYKGINAVLRRSIDNGEPLILETLYFNPEMIASDIRNKIIMIYIHIPDKSLHGNRLKERIDYTHFNSPGERLVEQLPVYSVIEKYSMDHCGDDVFIVDNTDFPITKNTLINYIKGQINH
- a CDS encoding superoxide dismutase — encoded protein: MATETWEVKENAKPRGLDGISDKQIDYHFDVHYKGYVSKLNEIWSKLPDVDLTKANQNYSDLREMKLEETFNYDGSMLHEYYFESLSKDHVAMPESVKAQIEKDFGSYEKFVALFKATGTAFRGWAHLVFDLNCGKLRVLGADIHNASAIWNALMILPLDVYEHAYYTDYGAKRAPYLDAFMNNVNWKVVEKRLDRAKRTYEAFKKD
- a CDS encoding N-glycosylase/DNA lyase, with amino-acid sequence MIKNDELSIKIMESKLLYSKKINERVIDFINMGKSRNDSLFMELCFCILTANTSAEMGIRTQRMIMDGFIEYSMEQLSEELKKAKYRFYNKRAGYIINARFIRKNIKKLISSMEHFTLREYLVNNVKGLGYKEASHFLRNIGIFDFAILDKHILQLLFDYGYTKDMKLNSRADYLEKEKIFNSIASDYNIQPGIMDLYLWQIATGKILK
- a CDS encoding tRNA sulfurtransferase produces the protein MFIVRYSEIGLKGNKTRRNMEKLLIENIISSLPEDSGLKYKKSDGRIYLYSDSPELMNILPDIFGVKSFSRANEYTFNTIEDIVTRCVENYYSYVKNKTFAVRVTRKGTHNFTSKDLEIAIGNKLYDNSSGVNLESPEAPIYIEVRDKNFYTFTEKMEGPGGLPLKSEGIAISLFSGGIDSPVATFMVMKRGMATDLLFCSLAHPSDTLYMLKAARNLLFRYSYGYNSNIYILDGTSLITGILRNPEQKYANLIFKKLLYSYAEGLCQENDYDAIVTGESIGQVSSQIPKNLKSLSYGINTPLFRPLIGFDKEETINYSKRKGLYMDESIGEFCSLFSKNPGINTAYRDLKPEVEKFPLKEILHEIIKIKKDEIDDYVNSINNSKSDTIPENSIIIDLRDNKDFDLWHVPGAINMPVSSIDSLAESGNPDKNYFFYCKKGLNSAYAASIMRSHGYNSFYSTEKDIKKMDAIKN
- a CDS encoding NADPH-dependent FMN reductase, with product METIKIAGFGGSLRKESYSRYLLENAVGLMPENSKLEILDIKNFPLMNQDEENNYPENVKKFKRQIKESDGVLMVTPEYNYSIPGYLKNVLDVASRPYGDNPFNGKPVAIMSSSIGMLGGSRAQYHLRQVCVFLDMIPVNTPEVFLTFAQDKFDEKGKLKDEMTAKFAGQLLQNLVNLARQLKK
- a CDS encoding MTH1187 family thiamine-binding protein — encoded protein: MIIADVTFYPIGKGVSVGDTIEKVVSRLKNNNSIKCYPNSMATVIECSNIDILMDAIKDAEKFIENMGFPRVETILRIDSRTDVENSVERKMKYVS
- a CDS encoding mandelate racemase/muconate lactonizing enzyme family protein translates to METIKNIEIYELGSPEEKSSPWSSTILILKLTSSDGRVGFGEAPTTMMTLPVKESMNEVARVFQGKNYFDIEKNLRDYYRNAFYVAKSVEETAALSAFEIASWDLIGKNLGSPIYNLLGGRFNEKIRGYANGWYSDCVSPEDFVSKAKSLVSRGYSAFKFDPFGSNYDKITVDGVKKAQEIVAQMRSSLGEGVDLLIECHGRFSPKYAIMAGKALEEYNPLFIEEPIHPELERFLPEFRARVDIPVALGERLLNKEDFARYISDGMVDVIQPDLTNSKGILEAKKIGAIAESFGISVAYHNAFGPVQTAATLNVDYTLPNFLIQESFEESWPSWKKNLFTGYSVENGTMALSGKPGLGIEVNEKLLENSKVSGMEPLGTEPPWVVSGTFKP
- a CDS encoding V-type ATP synthase subunit I, with the translated sequence MLKPVKMTKIRIIGLNTYKNKIVDDMHDLNVIQIENAEPEVAKVFNTQGSNANYKVLSENLSRFKGFLSILPQREVKHKKYYSSPEEVLEDISKIYIAGELNKLKDDEEKLTAKIQENKITLKPLELLSGFGEDLSILNNDYVESFIIKSSDETESLKTDYATFINLNNGYSTVTINRKNEPEFLSILSSKTYDMMKIPELNGTVKENIELIHNTINEASNAIEGIKSSLNALSDKYYEPVAQITEQLEIYVKEEEILSNIAFSENAFALEGWIPESEYEKVSSVLNEDSNNTMFIQKIETKEDPPTKLSNPKHFKIFEFFIRFYSLPEEYEFDPTMIFALVFPVFFGLMVGDAGYGLVILLISLFIIHRVDHPPAKSHIPKKLSGFILMIMGKNSLKTLAKALIPSSIIAIIFGIVFNEFFGFTIYPVPFRLSSTPVPVIHIGELLMISGYIGLAFVTFGFVLGIINNAYINHRKAAVAKVGWILMAWAFAILGLNLIHRVSLSPLETSSLIGYVMLIVGFITVVVFEGTLSLMEIPSIISHILSYTRIVGILLASVVLVLVIDTVFRATLSDPFYFIIIGVVVLVVGQLFNLIIAVFEPGIQGARLLYVEFFSKFYFGNGKPFSPFGSNRRFTLKKFDKK
- a CDS encoding V-type ATP synthase subunit H, encoding MTEIDELKVIKNKEEAKKRSIAELKEEMEKQLNQQIAECNEKAKNLENQIINDYNKAIEEIKKSESRKMADALDTQRARSNVMKVDISNRKLEEKVYNLILEYITKM
- a CDS encoding V-type ATP synthase subunit D; the encoded protein is MANTVRLTRIELINTKKRIKVASRGLELLKMKRQSLVMEFFKISNEVRGLRENIKNDIEKGLNAIKVAEIIDGTLEIERISYMFSSPEIKIGGKNIMGVTIPEMSAQAGKKIIDDSYLANSVPVSIYDAITLFNKIFKELLEVSQKESSMRKLLNEIDKTNRRSNAIENIMIPRFNNNYKIIREHLDELERDSFATLKFVKSHVVSTGENNK
- a CDS encoding V-type ATP synthase subunit B, which encodes MSDIIYRSISQINGPLLFVDDVKNASYNEIVSIILDNGERVKGQVLETRNGVAVVQVFGSTTSMSPKSTGVSFTGSTFKLPVSDDMLGRIFNGFGEPVDNGPKIYSKDKVDITGAAINPYSREEPSEFIETGISTIDGMNTLVMGQKLPIFSGAGLSHNRLATQIAKQAKTLKGGEKFGVVFGAIGITSEEANYFMKQFESSGALSESVIFLNLASDPSMDRIILPRVALTTAEYLAYEKDMNMLVILTDMTNYCEALREISSSREEIPGRRGYPGYMYTDLSTIYERAGKIKGRNGSITQIPILTMPGDDITNPVPDLTGYITEGQITLSRDLSRKDIYPEVDVLLSLSRLMNQGIGSDHTREDHRGLADQLYSSYAKGKDARALSEIVGEEALSVSDKKYLQFAEDFESKYVNQGDTDRSIEETLNLGWDLLSILPKEEMKKVKSAYIPKYGKWEE